One Penicillium oxalicum strain HP7-1 chromosome III, whole genome shotgun sequence genomic region harbors:
- a CDS encoding Tat-binding, with amino-acid sequence MARGTAKRSLEELANMSDSADEDWSDGSGRAPRRRGRKSQASPKKKSRPTKRRRRGSDDDIVSDDASLDDDLSMSLSEDDLDDPSVPRNARGTARRRTTQSKTTYQEPSDEESFGDDEDGEEPEVSSPPPKKKNAVVTLKIRPEILSQPELITRRTTRRTRGASEDMYALTNSGHHMETVERGTQSPETAAQRRRNSRGFKQPVIQEEIVEQSEIPASLEILESDVPQEATEGDTVLANDGDDIEMTNEGVVPESEVGDAKNEHTNGVEDEDEDEDEDEGPITRRRTRPTRASAQPDIAEADASEGAQPRRSSRKKPSSQRKSQDEESDFEPEEEESNDDASDSAGSNGSPRKASQARDDDEEEDSSATGRRPGLRKRPTRSRGHSEVAEELAEELQDLRGGRSRRRAMQETISEKPRRSRKEVDYRLIRPEQLLPIEDLENDFVTESPSRRGRGGGGGGGWQRTLFPTYGPFGGGGLSAILAPPGAPAATGGVDSDSSDDEAMQQSKPMGLVPSGGLVPQTHSADPAQNTAGTPANLGKIKDRQALADADPLGVDVNVNFDSVGGLQGHIDQLKEMVSLPLLYPEIFQRFHIVPPRGVLFHGPPGTGKTLLARALANSVSAEGRKVTFYMRKGADALSKWVGEAERQLRLLFEEARKTQPSIIFFDEIDGLAPVRSSKQEQIHASIVSTLLALMDGMDGRGQVIVIGATNRPDSVDPALRRPGRFDREFYFPLPNNEGRRAILDIHTKGWNPPLPDEIKDELSKITKGYGGADLRALCTEAALNAVQRRYPQIYKSNKKLVIDPKNIDVTPKDFMLAIKKMVPSSERSTSSGATALPQNVEPLLRDHLQQIETSLSEILPQRKRLTALEEAQFEEPNDGNGFKREQIMQDFDRSRVFRPRLLVRGAPGMGQQYLAAALLHHFEGLHVQAFDLPTLLSDSTRSPEAAVIQLFAEVKRHKPSVIYIPNIQSWLETVGPAVISTFMGLLRSIPPTDPVLLLGVLESTGDEVDVNLLHKLFGFSRKNLFDLHAPGEKARYEFFGKLIEYIKTAPSDFPDPENRKKRQLEELEVAPPPPPQAEIPVSKQERKAQKKKDHHTLNLLKIRIQPIMDQIKKYKRFRQGIVDESHIRYLWEEEDPHIVTSDLPPDPMTSHRPYEKAYDKHGTPGLLETATGKFYYNMEIVTMEKRLSNGFYKRPSDFLADIKRIAKDARTLGEHERLLRANELLSNVEVDISTIEHAEPALVAECENVYLRELAREKEARERAQRAQEEVRAAASRPVTADEGDTTVADRSEFFKTDADERPMTPNRHGNVSFANGVRYHDGGGSDLNESGHHGHSNGSHGDGDGDVFMTNSEDHSGSKDTQGSSFGPSAQPRPPHSYTAPSQQMRRESGMSSFSQTGVVTPMVAGSQPADYTNEASTTQTTSDKKSSGPSGHSGHSTISGHATHEHTQSIHASRDEFPDLNQYPDRDPQQEEHLPDTQQGTSSQPSPRARDLVFAQHEEFGLLHGSQSHHKPQPPLFDAHTSKPPPELIIDEETIDDLHKQLSLKTSGCSVEQLEQVNTCLMDFVWRKRGEWDRTAVAVGITDVFNAVLEDMQSLQEIGAISQNTKEQLGNVSFSSR; translated from the exons CCACGAAATGCGCGCGGCACAGCGCGTCGACGGACCACCCAGTCCAAAACGACCTATCAAGAACCCTCCGATGAAGAGTCTTtcggcgatgatgaggatggcgAAGAACCGGAGGTTTCCTCGCCACCcccgaagaaaaagaatgccGTCGTCACGCTGAAGATTAGGCCTGAGATCCTCTCTCAGCCAGAACTGATAACTCGTCGAACGACCCGGCGGACCCGAGGCGCCTCCGAGGACATGTATGCCTTGACAAATTCGGGCCATCATATGGAGACAGTGGAACGAGGTACTCAGAGCCCAGAGACAGCAGCGCAGCGCAGGCGAAACAGTCGTGGGTTTAAGCAACCTGTCATCCAAGAAGAAATCGTGGAGCAGTCCGAGATCCCTGCTTCTTTAGAGATACTCGAAAGTGACGTGCCTCAAGAGGCCACCGAGGGCGACACGGTCCTTGCAAACGATGGAGACGACATTGAAATGACCAACGAAGGAGTCGTTCCCGAGTCTGAGGTCGGTGATGCGAAGAATGAGCATACAAACGGcgtcgaggacgaggacgaggacgaggacgaagacgagggTCCCATCACTCGGAGGCGAACTCGGCCAACTCGAGCCTCCGCTCAACCTGATATTGCGGAGGCGGACGCTTCCGAGGGCGCTCAGCCTCGCCGCTCTAGTCGCAAGAAGCCTTCTTCGCAACGCAAGTCGCAGGATGAGGAGAGTGATTTTGAGcccgaagaggaggagtcgAACGACGATGCTTCTGATTCCGCAGGTTCAAATGGCTCTCCGCGCAAGGCGAGCCAAGctcgagatgatgatgaagaggaagatagtAGCGCGACCGGCCGCCGCCCGGGCCTGCGCAAACGCCCCACCCGCTCTCGCGGTCATTCAGAGGTCGCCGAGGAGCTTGCAGAGGAGCTTCAGGATCTGCGTGGTGGCCGTTCCAGACGACGTGCCATGCAAGAAACCATCTCCGAGAAGCCACGACGAAGCCGCAAAGAAGTCGATTATCGTTTGATCCGGCCTGAACAGCTCTTGCCTATCGAGGATCTTGAAAATGACTTTGTAACAGAGTCTCCTTCCCGTCGTGGCcgcggcggaggtggaggtggtggctGGCAGCGTACTTTGTTCCCGACCTACGGTCCATTtggtggcggtggtctcTCGGCCATCCTCGCACCCCCCGGGGCACCCGCTGCTACTGGAGGCGTCGACAGTGACAGCAGTGACGACGAGGCCATGCAGCAATCCAAACCCATGGGACTCGTGCCCAGTGGCGGGCTCGTCCCTCAGACTCACTCAGCCGACCCTGCTCAAAATACAGCAGGAACGCCTGCTAACCTAGGCAAGATCAAGGACAGACAGGCGCTGGCAGACGCAGACCCCTTGGGAGTCGATGTGAATGTCAACTTTGATAGTGTCGGAGGATTGCAAGGTCACATTGACCAGCTGAAGGAGATGGTCTCCCTTCCACTGCTCTACCCAGAAATCTTCCAGCGATTTCATATCGTCCCTCCTCGCGGGGTCTTGTTCCATGGCCCTCCTGGTACAGGTAAGACGCTGTTGGCACGGGCGCTGGCAAACAGTGTAAGCGCCGAAGGCCGCAAAGTTACCTTCTACATGCGAAAGGGTGCAGATGCATTGAGCAAGTGGGTGGGTGAAGCTGAGCGGCAATTGCGACTGCTTTTTGAAGAGGCTCGCAAGACGCAGCCGAGTATCATCTTTtttgatgaaattgatg GCCTTGCTCCCGTCAGATCGAGTAAGCAAGAACAAATCCATGCCTCTATCGTGTCCACTTTGCTGGCTTTGATGGACGGCATGGACGGTCGTGGTCAGGTCATTGTCATCGGCGCTACCAATCGACCTGACTCCGTGGACCCTGCGCTTCGTCGCCCCGGTCGCTTTGACCGCGAGTTCTATTTCCCTCTTCCCAACAATGAGGGCCGACGGGCCATCCTTGACATTCACACCAAAGGATGGAATCCGCCCTTGCCGGACGAGATTAAAGATGAACTGTCAAAGATTACAAAGGGCTACGGTGGTGCCGATTTGCGTGCTCTTTGCACAGAAGCTGCTCTCAATGCTGTCCAGCGAAGGTATCCTCAGATCTACAAGTCTAACAAGAAACTGGTCATTGATCCTAAAAACATCGACGTGACACCCAAAGACTTCATGCTGGcaatcaagaagatggtTCCATCATCCGAGCGTTCCACATCTTCGGGTGCGACGGCCTTACCCCAAAATGTCGAGCCTCTCCTTCGTGACCATTTGCAGCAGATTGAGACCTCGCTTTCGGAAATTCTCCCGCAACGCAAGCGACTCACGGCGCTGGAGGAAGCCCAGTTTGAAGAACCTAATGATGGAAACGGATTCAAGCGAGAGCAGATTATGCAAGATTTCGATCGTTCGCGTGTCTTCCGTCCCCGTTTGCTTGTGCGCGGTGCCCCAGGCATGGGTCAGCAGTACCTTGCGgctgctcttcttcaccatTTCGAGGGCCTTCACGTGCAAGCATTCGATCTTCCAACGCTTCTCAGCGATTCCACTCGCTCGCCCGAAGCCGCTGTCATTCAACTCTTTGCAGAGGTCAAACGACACAAACCCAGTGTAATCTATATCCCCAACATTCAGTCATGGCTTGAGACCGTTGGGCCCGCTGTCATCTCTACGTTCATGGGTCTGCTACGGTCGATACCGCCCACAGACCCCGTCTTGTTGCTGGGAGTCCTCGAGTCCACAGGAGACGAGGTTGATGTCAACCTGCTTCACAAGCTGTTTGGATTCTCTCGGAAGAACCTTTTCGATTTGCACGCACCTGGTGAGAAAGCTCGGTACGAGTTCTTCGGTAAACTCATCGAGTACATCAAGACAGCACCTTCCGATTTCCCGGACCCTGAAAATCGCAAGAAACGCCAACTTGAGGAGCTCGAGGTCGCACCCCCGCCGCCTCCTCAGGCTGAAATCCCTGTCTCTAAGCAGGAGCGCAAAgcccagaagaagaaggatcaTCACACCCTCAACCTTTTGAAGATTCGCATTCAACCCATCATGGACCAGATTAAGAAGTACAAGCGCTTCCGTCAGGGTATTGTTGACGAGAGTCATATCAGATACCTatgggaagaggaagacccCCACATCGTTACCAGTGATCTTCCTCCCGACCCAATGACCAGCCATCGGCCGTATGAGAAGGCTTACGACAAGCATGGCACACCGGGACTGCTGGAGACCGCTACTGGCAAGTTCTACTACAATATGGAAATTGTGACCATGGAGAAACGGCTGTCCAATGGGTTCTACAAACGCCCATCCGATTTCTTGGCTGATATCAAGCGGATCGCCAAGGACGCCCGGACGCTGGGTGAACATGAGCGGCTTCTCAGGGCCAATGAGCTCCTGTCCAATGTGGAGGTCGATATTTCCACGATTGAACATGCGGAACCGGCCTTGGTCGCCGAGTGCGAGAATGTTTACTTGCGGGAACTGGCGCGTGAAAAGGAGGCCCGGGAGCGTGCGCAGCGGGCTCAGGAGGAAGTCCGGGCGGCCGCCTCTCGACCAGTCACAGCAGACGAAGGCGACACTACGGTCGCCGATCGTAGTGAATTCTTCAAGaccgatgccgatgagcgACCTATGACACCAAACCGGCATGGCAACGTCAGTTTCGCCAATGGTGTTCGCTACCATGACGGTGGAGGCTCCGACTTGAATGAGTCTGGGCATCACGGCCACAGCAACGGCTCTCATGGTGACGGTGACGGCGATGTCTTCATGACCAACTCTGAAGATCACTCTGGTAGCAAGGATACACAAGGGAGCTCCTTTGGACCGTCAGCACAGCCGAGACCCCCCCATTCATACACTGCACCATCCCAACAGATGCGCCGGGAATCGGGCATGTCGAGCTTTTCTCAGACCGGCGTAGTGACCCCCATGGTCGCTGGCTCTCAACCTGCTGACTATACCAACGAGGCCTCGACCACCCAGACCACCTCGGATAAGAAGTCGTCCGGCCCCTCGGGGCATTCCGGGCATTCCACTATTTCTGGACATGCCACGCATGAGCACACCCAGAGTATCCATGCATCACGGGATGAGTTCCCAGATCTCAACCAGTATCCCGATCGCGATCCCCAGCAGGAAGAACACTTGCCTGACACCCAGCAAGGCACGAGCAgtcagccttctcctcgcgCTCGAGACCTGGTGTTTGCACAGCACGAGGAATTTGGTCTTCTCCATGGCAGTCAATCTCACCACAAACCTCAGCCGCCACTCTTTGACGCACACACGTCCAAACCTCCCCCGGAGCTGATCATCGACGAGGAAACCATTGACGATCTTCACAAGCAGTTGTCTTTGAAGACCAGTGGATGCTCCGTCGAGCAGCTGGAGCAGGTGAATACCTGTCTCATGGACTTTGTCTGGCGCAAGCGTGGCGAGTGGGATCGGACCGCGGTCGCTGTGGGTATCACTGATGTCTTCAATGCAGTCCTGGAGGACATGCAGTCTCTTCAGGAGATTGGAGCCATCAGCCAAAACACCAAGGAGCAGCTGGGCAACGTTAGTTTCTCTTCGCGATAG